Genomic DNA from Bacillota bacterium:
TACGGAATTCCTGAGCGAAATGCCTCCCTTCAGCTTTCTGGAAGAAAAAGTCCTGAAAGATGTAGCAGGGGGAGCTAAAACCGCCCATTTCCCTGAAGGAACTTATATATTCCGTGAGGGGGAAAGATCGAAAAAAACGCTCTATATTGTCTACCGGGGACAGGCTAAATCCCTTGTTTCAATCGGCGGCGATGAAACGGTAACGACAGTTAGAAACAGGGGTGATTTCTTCGGAATAACCGTCCTGCTTACCGACGAACCCTACCCCATATCCATGCTGGCCTCCAAAGATTTAACCTGCCTGTTGATCAGCCGTAAACTGTTTCATGAGGCTTTGAGCAGCAGTGAACGTTTCGCTGACTACTTTACAAAAATACTGGCTTCCAGGCTTAAGGAACTCTACCAGACCATTACCGATAATTACTTCGAAGGAAGAATTGACAGCGGTCAATCGTTGAAACGAAAGATTGCTGAAATACTGACTGAAAAAGTTATTACCTGTCTGCCCATGGATACGATAAGTAAAGTGGCCAAAAAAATGGCTGAATATAATGTGAGTTCGGTTGTCGTCACTGCCTTTAACGGTAAACCGGTGGGGATAATAACTGAGAAAGACATGGTCAATAAAGTTCTTTCCGCAGATAAACCCGACCTGGAGCAACGAGCCCACAAAATTATGTCTCATGAATTGATCACTGTCCAACCTAACGATTTCAGTTACCAGGCGCTCTTAATGATGACCAAACATAATATCCAGCATGTTGTGGTTACTGATGACAACGACGTCCTGCACGGAATTGTTACTGTAAAAGATTTAATCCGCAACCGCGAAAGCGGGGCTATTTCCATTGTCCGGCAGATAGAACACCAGGATTCTTTCTCAGGGCTGGCTGCTCTGATAAAAGAAGTGGATCAGGTAGAACAGGCCCTGATAACCGACAGGGCTTTTGCCTCTGAAATCTGTGCTCTGGTAAATGAACTCTATGATCGGATTATCCGAAAGATGGTGCGCCTGTCAGAATTAGAACTTGAGAGCTCCGGACTGGGGCTTCCACCGGTTAAATACTGTTTCATCAACATGGGCAGTGGCGGAAGAAAAGAGCAGTATTCACGAAGCGACCAGGATAACGGGATTATTTATGAAGATTCCACAGGTGATCTGTCAGTACTTTCAGCAGAATACTTTTTAACTTTGGGGCGATTAATTGTTAAGGGTCTGGAGGAATGTGGTTTTAAACGCTGTGCCGGCGACGTTATGGCCGAAAATCCGGCCTGGTGCAAACCTCTTTCGGCATGGAAAGCCGATACCCTCGCCTGGGTTGACAAACTTGATCCGAAAGATATACGCAACATGACAATATTCCTTGATTACCGCCCGATTACCGGCGATATAAAGCTGTATGAAGATTTAAAAATATTTACAGCCGACCTTTTTAAAAAATCGAGACATGCCCTGCAATTTCTGGCCGAGGATGACTTAAGACAGCACACTCCGCTCAATCTATTCAGGCAGATAATCACCGGAAAATCAAGCAAAGATCGCAATAAATTGAACCTGAAAAATGCCGTAATGGTTCATCTTGTTGACTGCCTGCGAATTTTTGCCCTGCGGGAAGGGATCAACGAAACCAACTCGTTTGAGCGAATTCAGAAGTTAAAAGAACGGGGAGTTTTTAAAGTTGAAGATGCGGAATATATTGAAGCAGCTTATGAAACACTGATGATGTTTCGCATCCGCAATGCCCTGGAAAAAGTTAAAGCGGGCAAGCAGCCCGATAATTTAATCAACCTGAAAACACTGAGTAAAAAAGAGATGACTATGCTTAAAGAATCACTGCTGGTTGTTAACCGCCTTCAATCTTTAACCATGCATGCTTTTCATGCACATAAAGCTTAAAGAAAGCAGGAAAACCGGGTATGGACAATAAAACACATTTTGAGCCGGACTATCAAAAACTGAATCGCCAGGCAAAAAGAACTGCAGTCAACGGAAAGAAATTTATCCCCGATAAAATTTTCGACCGGATCATGCCTGGCAGTAAAAAATCAACTGTAGTTTCTTACGATACCGCGTTGCTGGAAAACCTTGACAGCCTTATTACTTTTATCAAAAGCAAAATTGATTGGGACCAGGAGCTGCAGGGAGGAACTTATGTTGTTTTTGACACCGAGACAACCGGACTATATCCCTACCGCGGAGATGAGATCATATCGATTGGCGCTGTAATTGTTGAAAAGGAACAGGTTATCAGCCAGCCTGCTTTCTATCGTCTGGTTAACCCGGGCAGGTCCATTCCAGCCCAGATTACAAAGCTGACCGGAATAGACAATGAAATGGTCAATGATCAGCCCTATGCGATTGAGGTAATAAAAGATTTTCTGGAATTTTGCGGCCCGCGGGTTCTTGTTGCCCATAATGCTCCATTTGATCTTGCTTTCCTGAACAGGCAGATTGGCGAAGTAATCGGCAGGAGGGTGGTTAATCCCGTCATCGATACCGTTCTCCTCACTTCGGCGCTTTTTTATGCGCTGGGAGATTACTCTCTGGAAAATGTGGCCAGGAATTTTAAGCTGGATCTGGAAGGTCGGCATCATGCATTAAGTGATGCCCGTATAGCTGCTTCACTCTTTATTAAACTGTTACCGACTTTAAAAGAAAATGGAGTAACCAGGTTACCCCATCTTGCTTCACTCTTCTCCGATATGGATTTGACCAGGGGTTATCCCCTGATCTTTTAACCCTTTAATATTTTATCAACCCCGCAGTTTCTCATAAGCCAATTCAAGCTGTTTCTTTACCGCTTCAGGAGCAGTCCCGCCCCGGCTTTTCCGGGCTTCGACTACCCGTTTGGGATCGAGCAGGTGCGAAATATCACCGGTAAGCGATGGGTGGAATTTTTTTCGTTCATCAGATGAAAGATCTTTTAAGCGGATATCCCTGCTTCTGCAGTAAGCAATCATTTGTCCCACCAGGTGGTGGGCATCCCTGAAGGCGACCCCCCGGGTGACCAGATAATCTGCCAGGTCCGTGGCGCATAGATAATCGTCGTCGACTGCATATTCCAGGTTTTTATGATTGATACTCATGGTCTGCAGCATTTCTCCAAAGAGCGGTAAGATCTCTTTCAGATTATCAATAGTATCAAACAGGCCTTCCTTATCTTCCTGCATATCCTTGTTGTAAGCCAGAGGCAAACCTTTCATCATGGTCAGTATGGATAGAAGAGAACCGTAAAAACGACCGGCCTTGCCCCTTATTAATTCTGCCACATCAGGATTTTTCTTCTGGGGCATCATGCTGCTGCCCGTTGTGTAGGCATCATCAAGCTCGATAAAGGAAAATTCCGTTGAAGACCAAAGGATCAACTCTTCACAAAACCGGCTCAAATGCATGATCAGGATCGAGGCAAATGATAAAAATTCAATGATATAATCCCGATCACTGACAGCATCGATACTGTTTTCATATAATTCCCGGAAACCGAGGCTACTGGCTACCATTGCCCGGTCGATATCAAAACCGGTACCGGAAAGGGCCCCGGCTCCCAGGGGCATCAGATCTGTCCTTTTTTTAACTCCCTGCAGCCTCTCCCGGTCTCTCTGGAACATCCAAAAATAGGCCAGCAGGTGATGTGCCAATAGCAGTGGTTGAGCCCGCTGAAGGTGTGTATACCCGGGTATAAGCACTTCTTCATACTTTTCGGCAAGATTAAGCATGGTTTCCTGAAGCTGATACAGCTGATTTTCGATTTTTCCAATTTCATCCCTGACATAGAGGTGCATATCCAGGGCAACCTGGTCATTGCGGCTGCGGGCGGTGTGCAGTTTTCCTCCGACCGCACCGATCTTATCGGTAAGCCTCTTTTCAATATTCATATGAATATCTTCAAATTCCAGTGCATAGGGGAAACTGCCTTCTTCGATTTCTTCTTGAATTTCTCCCAGGCCTTTGATGATCAGGTCGCGCTCTTCCCGGGTGATAATTTCCCTTGTTTCAAGCATTTGTACATGGACAATACTGCCCGATATGTCGTAAAGGGCAAGACGCTGATCAAAGGGCAGTGATGCCGTAAAACGGAGCACTGAATCAGCAGTATTTTTTAAAAACCTTCCCTGCCATGACTTTTTCAGCTTCCCGCTACCTCCCTGAGCTCTTTTTTCTTCTTCTGATCCATCATTCCCTTTATGGTCAGCGGTAAACCATAAAGATTGATAAAGCCCTGGGCATCTTTCTGTTCAAAAAGTGTATCGGCTTCGAAGGTTGCCATCGCCGGATGATAGAGAGTATGTT
This window encodes:
- a CDS encoding DUF294 nucleotidyltransferase-like domain-containing protein, coding for MPQVRENTIEITEFLSEMPPFSFLEEKVLKDVAGGAKTAHFPEGTYIFREGERSKKTLYIVYRGQAKSLVSIGGDETVTTVRNRGDFFGITVLLTDEPYPISMLASKDLTCLLISRKLFHEALSSSERFADYFTKILASRLKELYQTITDNYFEGRIDSGQSLKRKIAEILTEKVITCLPMDTISKVAKKMAEYNVSSVVVTAFNGKPVGIITEKDMVNKVLSADKPDLEQRAHKIMSHELITVQPNDFSYQALLMMTKHNIQHVVVTDDNDVLHGIVTVKDLIRNRESGAISIVRQIEHQDSFSGLAALIKEVDQVEQALITDRAFASEICALVNELYDRIIRKMVRLSELELESSGLGLPPVKYCFINMGSGGRKEQYSRSDQDNGIIYEDSTGDLSVLSAEYFLTLGRLIVKGLEECGFKRCAGDVMAENPAWCKPLSAWKADTLAWVDKLDPKDIRNMTIFLDYRPITGDIKLYEDLKIFTADLFKKSRHALQFLAEDDLRQHTPLNLFRQIITGKSSKDRNKLNLKNAVMVHLVDCLRIFALREGINETNSFERIQKLKERGVFKVEDAEYIEAAYETLMMFRIRNALEKVKAGKQPDNLINLKTLSKKEMTMLKESLLVVNRLQSLTMHAFHAHKA
- a CDS encoding 3'-5' exonuclease, with translation MDNKTHFEPDYQKLNRQAKRTAVNGKKFIPDKIFDRIMPGSKKSTVVSYDTALLENLDSLITFIKSKIDWDQELQGGTYVVFDTETTGLYPYRGDEIISIGAVIVEKEQVISQPAFYRLVNPGRSIPAQITKLTGIDNEMVNDQPYAIEVIKDFLEFCGPRVLVAHNAPFDLAFLNRQIGEVIGRRVVNPVIDTVLLTSALFYALGDYSLENVARNFKLDLEGRHHALSDARIAASLFIKLLPTLKENGVTRLPHLASLFSDMDLTRGYPLIF
- the argH gene encoding argininosuccinate lyase, whose protein sequence is MKKSWQGRFLKNTADSVLRFTASLPFDQRLALYDISGSIVHVQMLETREIITREERDLIIKGLGEIQEEIEEGSFPYALEFEDIHMNIEKRLTDKIGAVGGKLHTARSRNDQVALDMHLYVRDEIGKIENQLYQLQETMLNLAEKYEEVLIPGYTHLQRAQPLLLAHHLLAYFWMFQRDRERLQGVKKRTDLMPLGAGALSGTGFDIDRAMVASSLGFRELYENSIDAVSDRDYIIEFLSFASILIMHLSRFCEELILWSSTEFSFIELDDAYTTGSSMMPQKKNPDVAELIRGKAGRFYGSLLSILTMMKGLPLAYNKDMQEDKEGLFDTIDNLKEILPLFGEMLQTMSINHKNLEYAVDDDYLCATDLADYLVTRGVAFRDAHHLVGQMIAYCRSRDIRLKDLSSDERKKFHPSLTGDISHLLDPKRVVEARKSRGGTAPEAVKKQLELAYEKLRG